One Akkermansiaceae bacterium genomic region harbors:
- the dnaA gene encoding chromosomal replication initiator protein DnaA, with product MSNINASLDVQPVNDTPIARQEGGGEQEDLNKLWEKVSGTLKKLVSGDAFSRWFQSAFLTEVNETEAVLAVASDMHQVWIETNYLPEVQSALSQVSPLPRKMRVVVSEVPEPVDTEVESENEPVSWDGQEDASGYASVAGSDGSQTSFAGEIGVSRSSAETDREQVRKKLRAAGLNPQFSFDRFVVGQNNEFAHAACMAVAQAKTAIYNPLFIHGGSGLGKTHLMQAIGQRLMKENPSARVVYLTCEKFINEFIDTVRKGSLERFRRKYRRADILLIDDIQFLAGKERSQEEFFHTFNELLDLQSQVVITSDRPASEIKNIEPRLISRFESGLTVELQPPGIETRLAILQRKMEDWDVKLSDDILMMLAERIQSNVRRLEGGLVRIATYASLGTEQITVERSEFLLKDILREEGQKRVNIDSIQKVVSDHFDLRLADMTSRRRPSNIAFPRQIAMYLSRKMTPCSLVEIGDAFGGRDHGTVIYACRKVKHRIESEPQVRDSVDILMTMLQRK from the coding sequence ATGAGCAATATCAATGCATCCCTCGATGTCCAGCCTGTGAACGATACCCCAATAGCCCGCCAAGAGGGCGGAGGGGAGCAGGAGGATCTTAACAAACTTTGGGAAAAGGTTTCAGGGACGTTGAAAAAACTGGTTAGCGGTGATGCATTTAGTCGTTGGTTCCAGTCGGCATTTCTCACGGAGGTCAACGAAACCGAGGCCGTTCTAGCAGTGGCCAGTGACATGCACCAGGTGTGGATCGAAACGAACTACTTACCCGAAGTGCAATCGGCCCTTTCCCAGGTATCGCCGTTGCCGCGTAAAATGCGTGTTGTTGTCAGTGAAGTACCGGAGCCTGTTGATACAGAAGTGGAGTCGGAGAACGAGCCTGTTTCCTGGGACGGGCAAGAGGACGCATCCGGGTATGCATCCGTAGCAGGAAGCGACGGCTCACAAACATCCTTCGCTGGTGAAATAGGAGTGTCCCGGTCATCCGCCGAGACGGACCGCGAACAGGTCCGCAAAAAGCTGAGGGCAGCCGGGCTCAATCCGCAATTCAGTTTCGACCGGTTTGTGGTGGGCCAGAACAATGAATTTGCCCATGCGGCCTGCATGGCTGTTGCCCAGGCAAAGACAGCCATTTACAACCCGCTTTTCATCCACGGTGGTTCAGGACTGGGTAAGACCCACCTGATGCAGGCAATCGGCCAGCGTCTCATGAAGGAGAACCCGTCGGCCCGAGTCGTTTACCTGACCTGTGAGAAATTCATCAACGAGTTTATTGATACCGTCCGCAAGGGCTCGCTTGAGCGGTTCCGCCGCAAGTATCGCCGTGCCGACATTCTGCTCATCGATGACATACAATTCCTCGCCGGGAAGGAACGCTCACAGGAGGAGTTTTTCCATACCTTCAACGAGTTGCTTGATCTCCAAAGCCAGGTGGTGATCACCTCAGACCGGCCTGCCTCGGAAATCAAAAACATCGAGCCGCGCCTCATTTCCCGCTTTGAAAGCGGTCTTACCGTTGAACTCCAGCCTCCGGGGATTGAAACCCGGCTTGCCATTCTTCAACGCAAGATGGAGGACTGGGATGTCAAACTCAGCGATGACATCCTGATGATGCTCGCCGAGCGTATCCAGAGCAATGTCCGCAGGCTCGAAGGTGGTCTTGTTAGAATTGCGACATACGCATCATTGGGAACGGAGCAGATCACCGTCGAGCGTTCCGAGTTCCTGCTCAAGGACATTCTCCGTGAAGAGGGCCAGAAGCGTGTGAACATCGACTCCATCCAGAAGGTTGTATCCGATCACTTTGATCTCAGGCTCGCCGATATGACCAGTCGGCGTCGCCCTTCCAATATTGCCTTCCCTCGCCAGATCGCCATGTATTTGAGTCGGAAAATGACACCCTGCTCCCTGGTGGAAATTGGTGACGCCTTTGGCGGACGTGACCATGGAACGGTGATCTACGCCTGCCGGAAGGTGAAGCATCGTATCGAGAGTGAACCGCAAGTGCGCGACTCGGTGGATATCCTGATGACCATGCTCCAGCGTAAATAG